Proteins co-encoded in one Cyprinus carpio isolate SPL01 unplaced genomic scaffold, ASM1834038v1 S000006729, whole genome shotgun sequence genomic window:
- the LOC109071354 gene encoding neural cell adhesion molecule L1.1-like isoform X2, giving the protein MLPLIKPTPEVHWERMDGPLSPARAKKLNYDRWLQIENVSEVDDGEYTCIAQNSQGSIKHHYAVTVEAAPYWNKWPADHLYAPGETVRLDCQAEGIPTPNVTWSINGVPITETDSDPRRYVSSGTLILTNVQYSDTAVYQCEATNKHGNILVNTHVHVVELPPQILTADGLVYKATEGQRVLLQCKTFGSPQPKIDWEILDSGPALANAKMSQTSDGNLQISDVSEDDSNIYTCSVRHSNISISAELQVLNRTKIVDPPQDLRVLRGNDAVLHCKFTVDRKLKQPTIQWKKDKHKITSSANDDKYSEYSDGSLKITDVQMEDSGSYSCEISTKLDSVSATGSITVLDKPASPHSLELSEKKERSVTLSWMPGAENNSPVSEYVIEMKEEQNPEKGPWEEYNRVPPDFRHLEIHLQPYGTYHFRLRAVNGIGSSEPSPPSESYSTSAAIPDINPENVTTVSTDPNSMVITWKELEQRQFNGPGFKYKIYWRQASDRGPHWKEGSVSHPPFIVNNTGTFIPFEIKVQAVNELGAGPEPVVKTGYSGEDVPLEAPSEVEVTELNKTAVLVRWSPVSMESVRGHLLGYKIHLRKKGPRTHSRRSLPMHVPAADKYRVIKVLENKVKTVVSDLQFYSSYTLTVAPFNSRGEGPHSKEYHFTTPEAAPGPVSFVSFESPSETEMTLRWEAPEKPNGELTGYLLQYYETVPGILSPQQVESIDLPLVTEFTLKGLNPQILYHFELRARTAAGDGEPIVMEGATLLDGEPPSAINITAGQTSVNVSWVPGERQRNFAFSFHYLKKSAGGEWEESEKVNSSQAFYQLQGLTPGVQYHLLIRPGNYSWEFKTAGPELHELPSSFVTQGWFIGLISAIVLLLLVLLILCYIKKSKGGKYSVRNIKEEDQVNAGPHTMKDGEFKEYSDNEECAIGQRSVCESERNSNDSLADYGDGVDIQFNEDGSFIGQYSGHRDPNGHGSSGATSPINPTMLPPSISFPTSVTGFLGPN; this is encoded by the exons ATGCTTCCTCTGATTAAGCCAACTCCAGAAGTGCACTGGGAAAGGATGGACGGCCCTCTCTCTCCCGCCCGAGCCAAGAAGCTGAACTACGACCGCTGGCTTCAGATCGAGAACGTGTCGGAGGTGGATGATGGCGAGTACACGTGCATTGCCCAAAACAGCCAGGGTTCCATTAAACATCACTACGCTGTCACAGTGGAGG CTGCTCCTTACTGGAACAAGTGGCCTGCCGACCACCTGTATGCCCCAGGAGAGACCGTGAGACTGGACTGTCAGGCTGAAGGGATACCCACCCCAAATGTCACGTGGAGCATCAACGGTGTTCCTATCACAG AGACGGATTCGGACCCGAGACGGTATGTGAGTTCTGGTACACTGATCCTGACTAACGTTCAGTACAGCGACACAGCGGTATATCAGTGCGAGGCCACCAATAAACACGGCAATATCCTGGTCAACACACATGTCCATGTAGTTG AACTGCCTCCTCAGATCCTGACGGCAGATGGGCTTGTGTACAAGGCCACAGAAGGCCAAAGGGTTCTACTGCAGTGCAAAACATTTGGCTCCCCACAACCCAAAATCGACTG GGAGATTTTGGACTCTGGTCCAGCTCTGGCCAATGCTAAAATGTCTCAGACAAGTGATGGAAATCTTCAGATCAGTGACGTGAGTGAAGATGACAGCAACATTTACACGTGCTCAGTGAGACACAGCAACATCAGCATCAGTGCTGAGCTGCAGGTCTTGA ACAGAACTAAGATTGTGGACCCTCCCCAGGATCTACGGGTTTTACGTGGAAATGATGCTGTTTTACACTGCAAATTTACAGTGGACCGCAAGTTAAAACAACCCACGATTCAGTGGAAGAAGGACAAACACAAGATCACATCTTCTGCTAATGATGACAA ATACAGTGAATACTCCGACGGCTCTCTGAAGATCACTGACGTTCAGATGGAGGACTCGGGAAGCTACAGCTGTGAGATCAGCACTAAACTGGACTCGGTCAGCGCCACCGGCTCCATCACCGTGCTGG ATAAGCCTGCTTCTCCTCACTCTCTGGAGTTGTCTGAAAAGAAGGAGCGTAGTGTCACGCTGTCCTGGATGCCAGGCGCTGAAAACAACAGTCCTGTATCTG AGTATGTCATTGAGATGAAAGAGGAGCAGAATCCAGAAAAAGGCCCGTGGGAGGAGTACAATAGAGTTCCTCCAGATTTCAGACACCTGGAGATCCACCTGCAGCCGTACGGAACATACCACTTCCGGCTCAGAGCTGTTAATGGCATAGGAAGCAGTGAGCCCAGTCCTCCCTCAGAGTCATATAGCACCTCAGCAGCCA TACCTGACATTAATCCAGAGAATGTGACGACGGTGTCTACTGATCCAAACAGTATGGTCATTACATGGAAG GAACTGGAGCAACGCCAGTTTAATGGACCAGGATTTAAGTACAAGATCTACTGGCGTCAAGCTTCAGACAGAGGTCCACACTGGAAGGAAGGCAGCGTCTCGCATCCTCCGTTCATCGTGAACAACACGGGGACCTTCATCCCCTTTGAGATTAAAGTTCAGGCAGTCAATGAACTTGGTGCAGGACCAGAACCAGTTGTTAAGACTGGCTACTCAGGGGAAGATG TACCCCTGGAAGCTCCTTCAGAGGTGGAAGTGACTGAGCTGAACAAAACCGCTGTCCTGGTAAGATGGAGTCCAGTCAGCATGGAATCTGTCCGCGGACACTTACTTGGCTACAAG ATCCATCTGCGAAAGAAAGGCCCCAGAACTCACAGCCGAAGAAGCTTGCCAATGCACGTGCCAGCGGCGGACAAGTACAGAGTAATCAAGGTTTTAGAAAATAAAGTGAAGACGGTCGTGAGCGACTTGCAGTTTTACTCGAGCTATACCCTGACAGTTGCACCTTTTAACAGCAGAGGTGAAGGTCCACATTCGAAGGAGTATCACTTCACCACTCCAGAGGCCG CTCCTGGACCAGTTTCATTTGTGAGCTTCGAGAGCCCTTCAGAGACAGAGATGACCCTGCGATGGGAGGCTCCAGAAAAGCCCAACGGAGAGCTCACAGGCTACCTGCTGCAGTACTACGAAA CTGTGCCTGGAATTTTGAGCCCACAACAAGTGGAATCCATCGATCTGCCCCTTGTTACTGAGTTCACACTGAAGGGTCTGAATCCTCAGATTCTATACCACTTTGAACTTAGAGCACGCACCGCTGCTGGTGACGGGGAACCTATAGTAATGGAGGGCGCCACCTTGCTGGATGGAG AACCACCATCTGCAATCAACATAACTGCTGGACAAACATCGGTTAATGTCAGTTGGGTGCCAGGAGAAAGACAGCGTAACTTTGCCTTTAGCTTCCATTACCTGAAAAAAAGTG CGGGTGGTGAATGGGAAGAGTCGGAGAAGGTCAACTCCTCGCAGGCGTTCTATCAGCTGCAGGGTCTGACACCGGGTGTTCAATACCACCTGCTGATCCGGCCCGGAAACTATTCCTGGGAATTCAAAACGGCTGGACCAG AGCTGCACGAGTTGCCCAGCAGCTTTGTGACTCAGGGCTGGTTCATCGGACTCATCAGCGCCATAGTTTTACTGCTGCTGGTGCTGCTCATTCTGTGCTACATCAAGAAGAGCAAAGGAGGGAAGTATTCAG taaGAAATATAAAAGAGGAAGATCAGGTCAATGCTGGGCCCCACACAATGAAAGATGGAGAATTTAAAGAGTACAG TGATAACGAGGAGTGCGCCATCGGTCAGCGGTCAGTCTGCGAGAGCGAACGCAACAGCAACGACAGTCTAGCCGACTACGGAGACGGTGTCGACATCCAGTTTAACGAGGACGGCTCCTTCATCGGCCAGTACAGCGGACACAGAGATCCAAACGGTCACGGCAGCTCAGGTGCCACGTCTCCCATCAATCCCACCATGCTTCCACCCAGCATCAGCTTTCCCACATCTGTGACAGGATTCCTGGGGCCAAACTAA
- the LOC109071354 gene encoding neural cell adhesion molecule L1.1-like isoform X1 has protein sequence MLPLIKPTPEVHWERMDGPLSPARAKKLNYDRWLQIENVSEVDDGEYTCIAQNSQGSIKHHYAVTVEAAPYWNKWPADHLYAPGETVRLDCQAEGIPTPNVTWSINGVPITETDSDPRRYVSSGTLILTNVQYSDTAVYQCEATNKHGNILVNTHVHVVELPPQILTADGLVYKATEGQRVLLQCKTFGSPQPKIDWEILDSGPALANAKMSQTSDGNLQISDVSEDDSNIYTCSVRHSNISISAELQVLNRTKIVDPPQDLRVLRGNDAVLHCKFTVDRKLKQPTIQWKKDKHKITSSANDDKYSEYSDGSLKITDVQMEDSGSYSCEISTKLDSVSATGSITVLDKPASPHSLELSEKKERSVTLSWMPGAENNSPVSEYVIEMKEEQNPEKGPWEEYNRVPPDFRHLEIHLQPYGTYHFRLRAVNGIGSSEPSPPSESYSTSAAIPDINPENVTTVSTDPNSMVITWKELEQRQFNGPGFKYKIYWRQASDRGPHWKEGSVSHPPFIVNNTGTFIPFEIKVQAVNELGAGPEPVVKTGYSGEDVPLEAPSEVEVTELNKTAVLVRWSPVSMESVRGHLLGYKIHLRKKGPRTHSRRSLPMHVPAADKYRVIKVLENKVKTVVSDLQFYSSYTLTVAPFNSRGEGPHSKEYHFTTPEAAPGPVSFVSFESPSETEMTLRWEAPEKPNGELTGYLLQYYETVPGILSPQQVESIDLPLVTEFTLKGLNPQILYHFELRARTAAGDGEPIVMEGATLLDGEPPSAINITAGQTSVNVSWVPGERQRNFAFSFHYLKKSAGGEWEESEKVNSSQAFYQLQGLTPGVQYHLLIRPGNYSWEFKTAGPELHELPSSFVTQGWFIGLISAIVLLLLVLLILCYIKKSKGGKYSVRNIKEEDQVNAGPHTMKDGEFKEYRSLESDNEECAIGQRSVCESERNSNDSLADYGDGVDIQFNEDGSFIGQYSGHRDPNGHGSSGATSPINPTMLPPSISFPTSVTGFLGPN, from the exons ATGCTTCCTCTGATTAAGCCAACTCCAGAAGTGCACTGGGAAAGGATGGACGGCCCTCTCTCTCCCGCCCGAGCCAAGAAGCTGAACTACGACCGCTGGCTTCAGATCGAGAACGTGTCGGAGGTGGATGATGGCGAGTACACGTGCATTGCCCAAAACAGCCAGGGTTCCATTAAACATCACTACGCTGTCACAGTGGAGG CTGCTCCTTACTGGAACAAGTGGCCTGCCGACCACCTGTATGCCCCAGGAGAGACCGTGAGACTGGACTGTCAGGCTGAAGGGATACCCACCCCAAATGTCACGTGGAGCATCAACGGTGTTCCTATCACAG AGACGGATTCGGACCCGAGACGGTATGTGAGTTCTGGTACACTGATCCTGACTAACGTTCAGTACAGCGACACAGCGGTATATCAGTGCGAGGCCACCAATAAACACGGCAATATCCTGGTCAACACACATGTCCATGTAGTTG AACTGCCTCCTCAGATCCTGACGGCAGATGGGCTTGTGTACAAGGCCACAGAAGGCCAAAGGGTTCTACTGCAGTGCAAAACATTTGGCTCCCCACAACCCAAAATCGACTG GGAGATTTTGGACTCTGGTCCAGCTCTGGCCAATGCTAAAATGTCTCAGACAAGTGATGGAAATCTTCAGATCAGTGACGTGAGTGAAGATGACAGCAACATTTACACGTGCTCAGTGAGACACAGCAACATCAGCATCAGTGCTGAGCTGCAGGTCTTGA ACAGAACTAAGATTGTGGACCCTCCCCAGGATCTACGGGTTTTACGTGGAAATGATGCTGTTTTACACTGCAAATTTACAGTGGACCGCAAGTTAAAACAACCCACGATTCAGTGGAAGAAGGACAAACACAAGATCACATCTTCTGCTAATGATGACAA ATACAGTGAATACTCCGACGGCTCTCTGAAGATCACTGACGTTCAGATGGAGGACTCGGGAAGCTACAGCTGTGAGATCAGCACTAAACTGGACTCGGTCAGCGCCACCGGCTCCATCACCGTGCTGG ATAAGCCTGCTTCTCCTCACTCTCTGGAGTTGTCTGAAAAGAAGGAGCGTAGTGTCACGCTGTCCTGGATGCCAGGCGCTGAAAACAACAGTCCTGTATCTG AGTATGTCATTGAGATGAAAGAGGAGCAGAATCCAGAAAAAGGCCCGTGGGAGGAGTACAATAGAGTTCCTCCAGATTTCAGACACCTGGAGATCCACCTGCAGCCGTACGGAACATACCACTTCCGGCTCAGAGCTGTTAATGGCATAGGAAGCAGTGAGCCCAGTCCTCCCTCAGAGTCATATAGCACCTCAGCAGCCA TACCTGACATTAATCCAGAGAATGTGACGACGGTGTCTACTGATCCAAACAGTATGGTCATTACATGGAAG GAACTGGAGCAACGCCAGTTTAATGGACCAGGATTTAAGTACAAGATCTACTGGCGTCAAGCTTCAGACAGAGGTCCACACTGGAAGGAAGGCAGCGTCTCGCATCCTCCGTTCATCGTGAACAACACGGGGACCTTCATCCCCTTTGAGATTAAAGTTCAGGCAGTCAATGAACTTGGTGCAGGACCAGAACCAGTTGTTAAGACTGGCTACTCAGGGGAAGATG TACCCCTGGAAGCTCCTTCAGAGGTGGAAGTGACTGAGCTGAACAAAACCGCTGTCCTGGTAAGATGGAGTCCAGTCAGCATGGAATCTGTCCGCGGACACTTACTTGGCTACAAG ATCCATCTGCGAAAGAAAGGCCCCAGAACTCACAGCCGAAGAAGCTTGCCAATGCACGTGCCAGCGGCGGACAAGTACAGAGTAATCAAGGTTTTAGAAAATAAAGTGAAGACGGTCGTGAGCGACTTGCAGTTTTACTCGAGCTATACCCTGACAGTTGCACCTTTTAACAGCAGAGGTGAAGGTCCACATTCGAAGGAGTATCACTTCACCACTCCAGAGGCCG CTCCTGGACCAGTTTCATTTGTGAGCTTCGAGAGCCCTTCAGAGACAGAGATGACCCTGCGATGGGAGGCTCCAGAAAAGCCCAACGGAGAGCTCACAGGCTACCTGCTGCAGTACTACGAAA CTGTGCCTGGAATTTTGAGCCCACAACAAGTGGAATCCATCGATCTGCCCCTTGTTACTGAGTTCACACTGAAGGGTCTGAATCCTCAGATTCTATACCACTTTGAACTTAGAGCACGCACCGCTGCTGGTGACGGGGAACCTATAGTAATGGAGGGCGCCACCTTGCTGGATGGAG AACCACCATCTGCAATCAACATAACTGCTGGACAAACATCGGTTAATGTCAGTTGGGTGCCAGGAGAAAGACAGCGTAACTTTGCCTTTAGCTTCCATTACCTGAAAAAAAGTG CGGGTGGTGAATGGGAAGAGTCGGAGAAGGTCAACTCCTCGCAGGCGTTCTATCAGCTGCAGGGTCTGACACCGGGTGTTCAATACCACCTGCTGATCCGGCCCGGAAACTATTCCTGGGAATTCAAAACGGCTGGACCAG AGCTGCACGAGTTGCCCAGCAGCTTTGTGACTCAGGGCTGGTTCATCGGACTCATCAGCGCCATAGTTTTACTGCTGCTGGTGCTGCTCATTCTGTGCTACATCAAGAAGAGCAAAGGAGGGAAGTATTCAG taaGAAATATAAAAGAGGAAGATCAGGTCAATGCTGGGCCCCACACAATGAAAGATGGAGAATTTAAAGAGTACAG ATCTCTGGAGAG TGATAACGAGGAGTGCGCCATCGGTCAGCGGTCAGTCTGCGAGAGCGAACGCAACAGCAACGACAGTCTAGCCGACTACGGAGACGGTGTCGACATCCAGTTTAACGAGGACGGCTCCTTCATCGGCCAGTACAGCGGACACAGAGATCCAAACGGTCACGGCAGCTCAGGTGCCACGTCTCCCATCAATCCCACCATGCTTCCACCCAGCATCAGCTTTCCCACATCTGTGACAGGATTCCTGGGGCCAAACTAA